CCGCTCGGGCacagtgtccccagccctgtgtccccagccccgtgccatGCCATGGGGTCCCCAGACACAGCGTCCCCCAGCCTGGTGTTATGGCACAAGGTCCTTGGCCACAttgtccccagccccgtgccagAGCACAGGGTCTCCAGGCATGGTGTCCCCAGCCCAGTGCCATGGCACATGGTCcccagcccagtgtccccagcccggtGCCACGGCATGGAGTCCCTGTGCAGTGTCCTCAGCCCGGTGGCACAGCATGGAGTCCCtgggcagtgtccccagccctgtgccatGCCACAAGGTCCCCAGGCACTGTGTCCCCCAGCTTAGTGCCACGCCATGGAGTCCTCAGGCACAGCGTCCCCAGCCCCGTCATGGAGTCCCTGGGCAGTGTCCCCAGCCTGGTGCCATGGCATGGAGTCCCTGCGcagtgtcccccagccccacgccatgCCACAGGGTCCTTGGCCACAATGTCcccagcccagtgtccccagccccgtgccatGGCACAGGGTCCCCagaccagtgtccccagcccagtgCCATGCCACGGCATCCCTAGGCACAGTGTTCCCAGCCCAGTGCCATGGCACAGGGTCCCCagaccagtgtccccagcccagtgCCATGCCACGGCATCCCTAGGCACAGTGTCCCCAGCCCGGTGCCACGGCATGGAGTCCCTGGGCAGTGTCCCCCAGCCTGGTGCCATGCCACAGCATCCCCAGcccggtgtccccagccccgtgccatGGCATGGAGTCCCTGGGCAGTGTCCCCAGCCTGGTGCCATGCCATGGGGTCCCCAGGCGCAGTGTCCCCAGCCCGGTACCATGGCACAGGGTCCCtgggcagtgtccccagcccagtgCCATGCCATGGGGTCCCCAggtgcagtgtccccagcccggTACCATGGCACAGGGTCCCtgggcagtgtccccagcccagtgCCATGCCATGGGGTCCCCCAggtgcagtgtccccagcccggTACCATGGCACAGGGTCCCtgggcagtgtccccagcccagtgCCATGCCATGGGGTCCCCAggtgcagtgtccccagccccgtgccatGGCATGGAGTCCTTGGGCAGGGTCCCCAGCCCGATACCATGGCACAGGGTCCCTGGGTGGCGTCCCCAGCCTGGTGCCACCGCACTGCATCCTCTGCATGGCGCGGGCGCAAGCATCCCCAGCACACCCCGCCATGACCCAGCGTCCCCAACGCGGCGCCGTGTCCCCACGCCTGGCAGAGGCGTCCCCTCCCGTGCCCCGCGTGTCCCCTCCGGTGCCACTCACCGCAGCCGACCTCGTCGGAGCGGTCGGGGCAGTCGGGCTCGCGGTCGCACTGGTAGCTGGCGCGGATGCAGCCCCCCGCTCGCCACGCACCGAAACTCCCGCCGGCCCGCACGCCGCGCCGGGCGCCTTGGTGGCTGCAAGCGGTGACACGGGTGTCACGCATGGCGGGGAGCGCGTCACCGCGCCGCGTGTCCCCAGCCCGGCACTCACGGCAGTCGGCCTCGTCGGAGCCGTCGCCGCAGTCGTTCTCCGCCGTCGCAGCGCCAGAGCTTCAGGGCGCAGTGCCCGTTGCGGCACTTGAATTCGTTGGGTTCGCAGGGCGACGGGGTGCCTGGGGGGtgatggtgggtgggtggggggggtcaGCACCCCATAGGGTGCCCCCCCGTCTCGCCGCGTCACCGCAAACTCACCGCAAGCCTGCTCGTCGCTGCCGTCGGCACAGTCGGGCTCGCCGTCGCAGACGTAGTCGCGGGGGACGCAGCGCCCGTCGGCGCAGGCGGCTTCGCCCGCCGGGCACCCCCCCGCTGCCGGTTTTGGGGGGCGCGGGGtgagggggcggcgcggcggggggggtggcagcAGCGGCGGGGGGGGTGCTGGCCGGGCGGGTGTGgtggcggggcgggcggtggTGGGGGGGCATCCGCGTCGAGGGGTCTGtggggatcggggggggggggttacggGGGGCAatggggggcggtggggggggggtatGGGGGGTATAGGGTGGAAATGGGGGGTGCGGTGGGGGGGTATTGGGGAAaatggggggtcggggggggttaTGGGGGAGAATAGGGGTGCAAGAGGGGGTTATGGGGGGGGAATGAGGGTGCAGGGGGGGGTTATGGGGGGAGAATGAGGGGGCAAGGGGGGGTTATGGGGGAAATGGAGGGGCAAGGGGGCATTATGGGGGGGTTATGGAGGAGAATGGGGGTGCAAGGGGGGGTTATGGANNNNNNNNNNNNNNNNNNNNNNNNNNNNNNNNNNNNNNNNNNNNNNNNNNNNNNNNNNNNNNNNNNNNNNNNNNNNNNNNNNNNNNNNNNNNNNNNNNNNNNNNNNNNNNNNNNNNNNNNNNNNNNNNNNNNNNNNNNNNNNNNNNNNNNNNNNNNNNNNNNNNNNNNNNNNNNNNNNNNNNNNNNNNNNNNNNNNNNNNtgggatggatggatggatgtgcaatggatgggtggatggatggatggagggatggatggatgtgggatggatggatggatgtgcaatggatgggtggatggagggatagaggggatggatggagggatggatggagggatggatggatggatggacggatggcgGATTGGGGTGGCGGTGGGAAGGTGGGGGCAGGCCGCCGGCCGCGGGGCGCGCTGacgcggggctggcagcgggggggggccctgcccgaccggtctgcagcaggggctgctgcccgtggTGGACTACGAGCACTGCACCCAGCCCGACTGGTGGGGGCATCCTCGCCATCCGCGACACCATGGTCTGCGCCGGCGGCGACCAGACGGCCGGCTGCAACGTGAGTGCCCGCCATGCCAGGCAGGGCGGGGGAcacgccgggacccccccaccctggCGCTGACCCCCGCCCCATCCGGTGCCCAGGGCGACTCGGGGGGTCCCCTCAACTGCCAGGCGGAAGACGGCACCTGGGAGGTGCACGGCATCGCCAGCTTCGTCTCGGCACTGGGCTGCGACACGCTCAAGAAGCCGACGGTCTTCACCCGCGTCTCCGCCTTCGAGGACTGGATCGCCGAGGTGCGGGacggggtgccggggtgccgggggtgccaGGGTGGTGGGATGCCATGGTGTCGGGGGTGTCAGGGCTCTGGGGTGTCAGGCCACCATGGTGCCAAGGTGTCAAGGTGTCATGGTGCCTGGGGTGCCAGGGCACCAGGGTTCTGGGGTGCTGAGGTGCCAGGGTATCTTGGTGTTGGGGTGCCAGTGTGCCAgggctcaggggtgctggggtgatgggGGTGCCAGGGTGCTGGGGAGATGGGATGCCATGATGTCAGGGTTCTGGGGTTCCAGGGTGCCTTGGTGCCAGGGTATCAGGGTGTCAGGGTGCCTGGGAGCCATGGTGCTGAGGTTCTGGGGTGCTGAAGTGCCAGGGTAAGTTagtgctggggtgccagggaaaTGGGATGCCATGATGCCAGGGTGCCGAGGCGTCAGGGCATTGGGGGTACCAGGGGACTGGGGTGCCGGGGTGCCATGGTGGCAGAGTGCCAGGGTGTGAGGGTGCCAGGGTGGTGGGATGCCATGGTGTCAGGGTGTCAGGGCTCTGGGGTGTCAGGGCACCATGGTGCCAAGGTGTCAAGGTGTCATGGTGCGTGGGGGTGCCAGGGCACCAGGGTTCTGGGGTGCTGAGGTGTCAGGGTATCTTGGTGCTGGGGTGCCGGTGTGCCAgggctcaggggtgctggggtgccgggggtgccAGGAAGATGGGATGCCATGATGTCAGGGTTCTGGGGTGCCAGGGTGCCATGGTGCCAGGGTATCAGGGTGTTGGGGTGGCTGGGAGCTGTGGTGCTGGGGTGCTGAAGTGCCAGGGTAACTTGGTGCTGGGGTACCAGTGTGCCAgggctcaggggtgctggggtgccagggaaaTGGGATGCCATGATGCCAGGGTGCCAGGGTGCTGAGGCGTCAGGGCACCGGGGTACCAGGGAAcaggggtgccgggggtgccATGATGCCGGGGTGCCAGGGTGCTGAGGTACTGGGGgtgccagggtgctggggtgccatAGTGCCAGGACCCTGGGATAGCAGCTTGCCATGGTGTTGGGGGAccagggtgctgggtgccagggtGCCATGGTACCAGGGGAGACCAGGTCACTGGGGTGCTGGGTCACCAGCGTGCCAGGGGACTGGGATGCCACCGTGTCCTAGTGCCAGGGTACCAGAGAGCTGGGATGCCGGGGTGCTGGTTGCCAGGGTACCAGGGTGCCGGGGTGCTAGGGCACTGAGTGATGGGGGTGCCAGGGTCTCGGGGGTGCCGGGGTGTTGGGGTGCCAGGGTGTCAGGCGGTGGGAGTAccagggtgctgcctgggtgctgcaCCCCGCTGAGCAGCTTCTCCCTTCCAGACCATCAGCCAGAACTGAGTGTGGCGGCGCGGCGACCTCCTGGCACGGCGTCGGGCAAATAAACCCCTGGGTCCAGCACCACGTGTGtccctgtgctggggggggggggcggctggcgTGGGAGCGGGGAGCACCCAGATACCCTGGGGGATGGGCGCCCAGAGACACCCCAGGGGTCACAGGGACAGTTCGCCCTTAGGCGCCCAGATACCCTGGGGATGGGCACCCAGAGACACCCAGGAGCTATGGGGACAAGCACCCCAAGGTGCCCTGACACCACGGGGATGGGCACTGTGAGCGGCACCATGATGCCACACGGATGGGCACCCCAAGACGCCCTGAGGCCAACGGGcatgggccccccccccccaacatgcCCTGATGCCATGGGGATGGGCACCCAAAGACATGCAGGAGCCATGGGGACAAGCACCCCAAGGTGCCCTGATGCCACAGGGATGggtcctccccctgccccacatgCCCTGATGCCCCAGGATGGGCACCTAGAGGACCCCAGACACCATAGAgatgggccccccccccccccccccatgtgccTTGATGCCACAGGGATGGGCACCCCAAGATGCCCTGAGGCCATGCGGACAAGCACCCCGAGGAGCCCAGACACCACAGGGATGGGCCCCCCACCCCTATATGCCGTGACGCTACGGGAATGGGGCACCCCAAGACACCCTGATGCCACGGGGACAAGCACCCCAAAGTGCCCTGATGCCATGGGGATGGGCATCCAGAGGAGCCCAGACACCATGGGGGATGGGCCCCCCATCCTATGTGCCCTGATGCCACAGGAGTGGGCACCCCAAGACGCCCTGAGGCCATGGAGATGGGCCCCCTGCCCCACATGCCCTGATGCCATGGGCTAGGCACCCAGAGGATCCCAGATGCCACAGGGATGGGCCCTCCACCCCTATGTGCCCTGATGCCACAGAGACAAGCACCCAAGATGCCCTGATGCCATGGGGAATGGGCACCCAAAGACACCCAGCAGCCACAGGGACATACACCCTGAGGTGCCCTGATGCCACGGGGATGGGCCTCCCCACCCTATGTGCGCTGACACCTTGGGAATGGGCACCCCAAGATGCCCTGATGCCCGGGGGATGGGCACCCAGAGGAGCCCAGACACCGCGGTGATGGGCACCCAAAGACACGTAGGACCCATGCGGACAAGCACCCTGAGGTGATCTAATGCCATGGGGACGGGCACGCAGAGGAGCCCAGACACCACGGGGATGGGCCCCCCACCCTATGTGCCCTGATCCCAAAGGGGTGGGCACCCCAAGGTGCCCTGATGCCATGGGGATGGGCCCCCCCACCCTATATGCCGTGATGCCACGGGAATGGGCACCCCAAGGTGCCCTGATGCCATGGGGAATGGGCACCCCAGCGCCGTCCTCTCGTCACAGGGTTGGGCCCCCCGAGGCGCCCCCGAGGCCCCGGGGATGGCCCCCGCCAGGCGCCCCAGGCCCGGCAGCCATGGCCGTggctccctcccaccctcccagCCCGGCTGTCGCTTCGCAACCGCCGCCGGCGGCGCGTGACCGGCGAACAAAGAGCCCTTTCACCGGCGACCCCACTGCCGCCAGCACCCCTGGGacgccccgggcccccccgcggGGATGGGTGCTGCCAGCACCCCCAGCGATCTGCGTGGAAAATTCCTGCCGGGGCCGTATAAGTTTTATTGGCCCCTTGTCACCGTGTCCCGCGGGACCTTTGCTCTCCCCGCGGTCGCCCGCCATCGCCACCGTCGTCTGCCAGAGCCGCCCGGCACGCCGCGGCCTCGCGCCGCTATCGCGGGCCCTTTgctcggggatggggggggggctgaggccGCCCCCAACTCGTGACACCCTTGCACAAGTGGTGGAGGACACggtggggggacgcggggggaccCGAACCGGCAGCACCCGGCTGAGCCGGCGGTTTGTCGGCACCGGGAGAGGGGGGGCACCGGCTGCGACCCCCCTCCCGGTGCTGGTGGTGTGAATGGGTGATGAGACGGCGCGAGGTCGGGCACGAGGGCGGCAGCAGGCGGCGGGTGGGGGcacggggggtgctggggtgctgtggGCATGGCATGGGTGCTGTGACCATGGCGTGGGTGCTGTGAGCATGGTGTGGGCGCTGTAGGTCtggtgtgggtgctgtgggtctgGCGTGGGTGCTGCGGGCATGGTATGGATGCTGTAGGTCTGGTACGGGTGCTGTGGCTCTGGTGTGGGTGCTGTAAGTCTGGCGTGGGTGCTGTGGGTCTGGCGTGGGTGCTGTAGGTCtggtgtgggtgctgtgggtctggtgtgggtgctgtgggtctgGCGTGGGTGTGCTGCGGGCATGGTATGGATGCTGTAGGTCTGGTATGGGTGCTGTGGGTCtggtgtgggtgctgtgggtctTGAGTGGGTGCTCTGAGCATGGTGTGGGTGCTGTGGATCTGGCACTGGTGCCGTGAGCCTGACACAGACGGGTGCAAACCCGGCATGGGTGCTGCAAAGCACGGCAGGGGTGCTTTAAAGCACAGCGGGGGTGCTACGAACCTGTTATGGGTGCTGGATGGGTGCTGCTGCGAGGCTGGTGAAGGTGCTGCGGgcgtggcacagggcagcccacACCGAGCACGGCCACCGCGAGCCCGGCATTGGTGCCATGAGCCTGGCACGGGTGCTGTGAGCCTGGCATTGGTGCCACAAGCCCGGCATCGGTGCTGCAGCTTGGCATGGGTGTTGCAAGCCTGGAATGGGTGCCGTGAGACTGGCATGGGTGCCATGAGCCCGGCATCGGTGCTGCAGCTCGTCAGGGGTGTTGCAAGCCTGGAACGGGTGCTGTGAGCCTGGCACGGGTGCCGCGAGACTGGCATGGGTGCTGTGAGCCTGGCGTTGGTCCCATGAGCATGGCAttggtgctgcagctcagcaTGGGTGTTGCAAGCCTGGCACGGGTGCTGTGAGCCCGGCATTGGTGCCATGAGCCTGCCATCGGTGCTGCAGCCTGTGATGGGTGTTGCAAGCCTGGAATGGGTGCCATGAGCCTGGAATGGGTGCCATGAGCCTGGCACGGGTGCCGTGAGCCTGGCATTGGTGCCATGAGCCCAGCATCAGTGCTGCAGCTCGGCATGGGCGTTGCAACACTGGAACCGGTGCCGTGAGCCTGGAACGGGTGCTGTGAGCCTGGAACGGGTGCTGTGAGCCTGGAACGGGTGCTGTGAGCCTCGCATGGGTGCCATGAGCCCGGCATTGGTGCTGCAGCTCATGATGGGCGTTGCAAGCCTGGAACGGGTGCCTTGAGCCTGGCAAGGGTGCTGTGAGCCTGGCATTGGTGCCGTGAACCTGGCACCAGTGCTGCAGCTTGGCACGGGTGCTGCGAGCCTGGCACGGGTGCTGCGAGCCTGGCACGGGTGCCGCAGCTTGGCATGGGTTTTGCAAGCCTGGCACGGGCGCCGTGAGCAGGGTCCGGCCGCTGGCCCCCTGGGCAGCTCCTCCCTCGCCGGCAGTGCCAGCCGCCTCCGAAAACCCCCGTGTCCTCTGGCCGGACCCACCCCGCGGGTGACTCAGCCGGCGAAGCCTTTCCTTATATAACGGCGTTGCCGCGCCGGGCGAGCGCCCGCCGAGccgccctgcctcagtttcccctcgcCCCGGGGgacgccgccaccgccgccctcGCCGCTGCCATGTGGATGGTGTCACCGCCGGTCGGTAAGTGCCGCCTCGACGCCCCGCCGACCCTCTGCGAGGTGTCCTCGGTCCCCCCCCACCCGCCACGCCACCAAAAATCGCCGTTTTGGGGGGTTTCGTGGAAAAGCGAGGGGCGCGGGCTGAGCGTGGCTCGCTCGGCCCCGCAAATCGGGgcggaaaaggggaaaaatagtgG
This Opisthocomus hoazin isolate bOpiHoa1 chromosome 16, bOpiHoa1.hap1, whole genome shotgun sequence DNA region includes the following protein-coding sequences:
- the LOC142363349 gene encoding chymotrypsin-like elastase family member 3B, which translates into the protein MDGWTDGGLGWRWEGGGRPPAAGRADAGLAAGGGPARPVCSRGCCPWWTTSTAPSPTGGGILAIRDTMVCAGGDQTAGCNGDSGGPLNCQAEDGTWEVHGIASFVSALGCDTLKKPTVFTRVSAFEDWIAETISQN